ACAGGTGTGGGTATCTTTAGGATGAATTCTGAGAAATGGAATTGTCTTGTGGAAGGTGCATGTGCATGAAATTTGCAGGTTGTCAACCAAAGAAGGCATACCAATTACACCTCCACCTTGTGTGTGGAAGACAACAGGTCTGTCTTTTTGTCTGATTTAACACTTAGATAGAGTGGCAGTTCCTCAAATCCTGGGTCTGGCTGGGAAATCAGTCCTggagttttaggtgtacaatctACCCCAGCCAGCTGTCTGACCCTGAGGACACAAAGTGTGCCAGGGGGCTGCGAAGACaatctctccaggcctcagtttcttcatctaaaagTGAGGAGAGGACTCTGCTGGGGATCTGAAAGTTCTCTTCCACACCTAGCCTTCCAAGTCCTTCTGCctccccaggcctctgtgctcccatCTGTAAATTGGGACCAGTAGTCACTACCTTGTTTGTCTTCTGGCTGATGTGAAGATGCAAAGAACTGGTGGACATGCAAGGAAAGTTGGGTGCTCTGCCAAGGGAAGGAGTAATAATCAAACACTTTTGGAATCCCTTGCCAGACCACTGGCATGGCCTGGGGGCATACAGTAGGCACTCCGTTAAAGTTTTAGGCTGAAGGAATATTGTGTGGGGAGGCAGAATAATGTTGGGACTGTCTAGAGGCAGGAGATGCCTTCACCTATGTTCCCTCTGCCTAACATGTGGTTCCTTCTGTGTGGGCTGGGCTTTTTTCTGTGTCTCCAGGACTGATCAAGGAGCCTGGCACACTGCGGGTGTTTCAGGATGGAGGCTGTGCCCAGTGCCGGATGTGGCAATGTTCTCATCCCAGGTATCATGTGACTTTGAGAACTGATTGGGGGACAAGCTCCTTGGCATCTATGCTTTTGTCCCTGCATCCCTGCCCCTCCTTTACCTGAGTGGGGTGGACCCCAACAGACTTTTGGTCCAGGGGCCACAAACTCCACCGTCCCTCCTCCGTGACACTGGGAGACAATGGGGAGTGGTGGAGAGTGTGGTGCCCGGGTGCAGTCCTGCTCAGCTCTAGCTGGCTGTTGTCAGGAGTCACTCTTTTATAAGAGATTTTCAAGAGGAGCCACAAATCCaaatttttcctgatttctcctggtttttaaatgttagttattCAAGTTTTTTCAAATCATGCTATGGGAATCAAACCAAACTGGCTGTGAACTAGTGGTGGCCCACAAGTTACCAGTTTGTGCATTCTGAAAACTATGCCCCTTCTCTCCACTGTACAAAGGGGACCGACCACTGGGGCCCAGAGAAGGAAGGCATTTGCCAGAAGTGACACAGTCAGGATCAGAGGCCAGGTCCCACTTgtgccctccttccttcctgccttcctcctccactcctgTTTTTCTCCTGCTACCTCCACCCCATGTCTTTCTCCTTTTGCATGTGTCTCTTTTTGCGTGTGTCTGACCGGTATTACTGTCGCTCTACACGCATCTCTGAGTCTTTGTCTATCTCCTgttctctcctgtgtctctttttaattgtgtgattCTCTCATATCTCTCTGTCTTGGTCCCCTACACGAGTGTTACTAGACCTTTCGAGCTGGGTGCAGACACGACCCCGCCCCAGCACCCCAGACTGTGGCTCGTGCCTCCTGCTCTCGGCCCCGCCGCTCCCGCCCCAGATTTCCGGTGGGCGGGCAGGCGGGGTACCCACGGGGCCGGCTGCCGTCAGCGCCCCTTCCCGGCGCCCGCGACCCCTCCCCGCTGACCTCACCCGCGCCTCTGCCTGGCGCAGATATAAGCAGCGGCCCCGGGGAGGAGAGGGCAGCCGGCGCCGGGGTCCTTCGAGCGCCCTCGACCCACCGACTCGACCCTGAAACTCCGACCTCGGGGCCCCAGGATCCCGGACCGGTCCGCGGAGCTCGCGCCGGGCAGGTAACCACTTCCGCCAGCTCACCCCCGCAGGCTCACTGCAGTGGGGGCCGTCTGCTCCCGCCCTCGGGGCGCCCCGGGAGAAGCCGCGGCTTCTGTCCCCCGAGCGCCTCCCAGAGGGTGGCATCCGCGCACATGTGGGGTGGTGCGCCCGTCCCCCACGGTTACCACGGCGCTGGCCCGGGACCTGACGGGAGGTCCGGCGCAGGCTCTCGGAACGCATCCACCCCGTGCACTCGAGTCCCGGCATCTGGAGCGCTGGGCGCCGAGCGTCGGGGGGAAGCTTCGCCATCCACCCCCGCCTGGGCGCCCGCTTAGGTCCGCACCCGGACTCGGCCAGAGCCAGGCAGTCAGGGCGTCGGCTGGAGGGCCTGGGAGTTAGAATCCGAATCCGAACGTTAGAACCAGAATTGTCGCTTTGGAATAGAACCTTAGCCTTGAAATTTGTCAGTTCTGGAAATAAACTTTTAGCTTTGGAATTTAAGTTGAAATTAGGATTTTTAGAGTTAGAATTAGATTCCTAGTTTAGCGGTGGAATCAGTGCTAGCAGCGGAATCCTAGCTTCGGAATGAGTCCCTTGGCGTTGGAGGAAGAATGTTGCGCGGGGAGCCTCGCGGAGCATCTCCGCCAGCGGCGCGGCAGTCAGCCTCTGGGCCGTCGGGCCGGCGCTGCAGTCTCGGTGGCTGCGCTCCCGGGGACCAGCCCCAGCGCTGGCTCCCCCCGCCCCGCGTGACGCTGGCGAGCGGCGGTGGCGATGGGGTCGCACCATCGGCAGGCACGCCGCGCATCTCCATGGGTGAGGACGCCGAGCCCGAGGCTGGTCTTCCTGCTCCCAGGGGTGTGTTCGGACCGGCTTGGGGATCCCCGGGGACAGGAAAGGGGGAGATGAAGCCGGCTGGGTTGGGGGTACAGCCCGCTTATGCTGTCTGTCCTCCCTATTCCAGACGCCGCGATGCCCGGCCCTTGGCTGCTGCTCGCCATGGCTTTGACCCTGACACTGACGGGTGTCCCCGGAGGCCACGCACAGCCCGAGGTGGCCCAGCAGGAGGCAGCGATGGCAGCCGAGCCTCCGGGCTTGGATGACCTCCTGAGCCAGGCGGAGCGCCTCCTTCTCCTCCGGGAAGACCTCCAGCGGCTGCGAGGGGACCAGGGCAATCGCCCATCAGGTGAGTAGGGGTTCTATCTCTGGCTGACCTGTAGAGAGGAAGCCGCAGAGAGGGCtcggggcggggaggggagggagggagcgggggcagtggggaggaagcAACTTGGTCATCTGGCCTCTTGCCTCTCAGATGCTTAGAAACTGTCACTGGTCACACTCCGCACGGTTGTGAGTTGACCCTTTCCTGAGATCAGATTCCTCTTCCATCTCCATCGTGGGAATATTTCACATAGAGCAGATCTTCAGTGGGGAGAATTCTgtgcagggggagagagagaatctCCTTGTGGGTGACAGTTTTAATTACTATTTACTAGGTgcatatatgccaggcactgttctaagcatttcaaATACCTTATCACACTATTTGATCTTCCCAACAACCTCTTAGATAGATAATGTTATTGATCCCATTTTACACggaaggaaattgaggctcagagaaatcagGTGAGTTGCTTATggccacacagctaggaagtggcagagctgggatgggaACCAGAGGTCATGCTTTTGATTATCTGTGCGAATGTGTATGTCTGTGCAGCTTGAGAGGCACGTGCCAGGCCATGACtctgggtgggggctgcagggaccCTGCCTTGACTGGGAGGAAGGCTGGAGTGGGCACTCAGGGGCCAGGGAGCCCCTCATGGaccttcttccttccccagagTCCCAGAGCTTTCAACTCGACTGGCTCTCTAAGCGTCAGCATCCAGGCaagagagaggaggcagaagagagagttttagaggaggaggaggaaggaggagctgTGGGGCCCTACAAACGGCAACACCCTGGCCGGCGGGAGGACGTGGCTGGATGGTCAGCCGATGACGCCCAACAGAAGTGGCAGCACCCTGGCCGGCAGGCCTCCTTACTTGGGTACGCCGTCACCAAGAGGCAGCACCCAGGCAGACGGCTGGTGGATCCCAAGTTCCAGAGGAgctggaaagaggaagaggaggaggaggaagagggagagctGATGCCTGAGAAACGCCAGCATCCTGGCAAGAGAGCCCTGGGAGGCCCATGTGGGTTCCGAGGAGCCTGTGGTCAAGCTGGCCTCCTGTTGGGCCTCCTGGATGACCTACGCAGGGGCCAGGAGGCTGAGGAGAAGCGGCAGCATCCTGGGCGACGGGCAGCATTGGCCAGAGAGCCCCTGGAAGAGTGAGCCCCGTTTTTTGCACAGTCAAGTTTGTGGTCTAAGAATGTCCTGAGCCCTGTGTGCCCTTTCCCTTGGTGAccccctctttccctcctccttAGATCCCTGATCATAAACCTGAGCCCAGTATATACACATCCCCGAGCCCCTGGCCTGGCCGCCTCCTTCAGGGTCATGAGAAAGCCAGCCTTTGAGGTAAAACCCCATATTGCCCCACTTTGCACCGCTGGCAAGGGAGCAGATCCCAGAGTCCCTCTCCCTGACCCCTGcagtcctgcctcccttccttagTCTGGGTAAAATgacccttctttctcttctaagGGAtcccagagaggggcagggtgcTTCCGGGGTGAGCCTCCAACAAGGACTGGGTAGGATTGAAGCTGTGATTTTAAATCCTGCTTCCATTACCTGCCGCACATGTCAAGATTCATTATGTAAACTTTACCCCTAGAACCCAGGGGCTCCTTCCCTTCTTGGGCATCCTTTTGTAAGTGGGCAGAGCCCTGACCCACAGCTGCATTCTGCTTGCAGTAAGCATTGTAGGTGTCTCACCCTATGGTGCTCTGCGGGGTGGTGGTTGTGGGAATAAATGCATGTAGGAATATGTCAACATTGCCCTGGAATGTTGTGGCTTGTATATAACCTCTAGGTACCTTCCCCTTGTCAATGGGCATCATcctaatgataataaaatatgcaTCTAGATGATCTTGGAGCTCTGTGGTTGTAATTCTTTCTCAGCAAGGGGTGGAGTTCTTCTTCACCACTGAGAAGGGACAGGACTGGAGCTCCCCAGCTCTGCTGAGAAGGAAATCAGGACCCTGGGGGTTGAAATGTCCTCTCCACTGCCCCCATCTCAGAACAAGTTTGGGAGATGGACAGGGTCTCTGGACTCCATTTAAAACCTGGGGAAACCAAGGCTGGGAGAAGAGGAAGGCCTTGTGAAAAGATACACAGCTGGCTGAGGTGAAGCTAAAGGTCTGAGAGGGCCGCTCAGGACCCTGCCTTGAGTTTGCCTGAACTGGGAAAGGGCTGATCTGCCTCACATTTGTAATCATTGTAGTTACGTGGCAGGAATCAATCGTGTGTGTCAGCCAGCCAGGCACACTAGAGACAGAAGACCAGGCTGTGATTGGATACTCAACTAGGGGTCTTCTAGggccaggcagggaggcaggctgggTGCAGGGCAAGAGGGAGTAGGGGGGTCTAGGACAAAATGAAGAGGCCATCTGAAGACACTAAATCCAAAAACTTTAACAATCCAGTAACAACATCAAGAGCATATATGCAACACAttgtgtcaggcactgtcctaagcacTTACACCCACTTATTCTTTTAATTCTCATGGCAATTTCTCTGGGAATAACTATTATTGTGCCCAATCTCctaatgaggaaactaaggtacagAAAGGCTATGTAATTGCCTGAGGCTGAATTTGGCCCACTCATTGCCAGTTTGTAACCTCTGATTTATACTCCAAATGGAGTCTGAACTAGTTAGATGCTGAACCAGTTAGACCATCCTCTGGTGGAGGGGTGGGCTATTTGGCTTTCCCACAAACAGTGGTCACTGggtagagagaggaaggagggggctTGAAGGGTGCCTGCGCCCTAGCTCCTCTGCTGCAAGAGCTCACAGTTCAGGTGGGGCAGGGATGGTGGAAGACTCTGGGTTTATAAGATGCATTCACACCCACCATCTCCACTAAATTCCCTCTGAACCATTGAAcatttgatggattttcagattcttttcattttcagatgaagatGAAATGAGCACAGAGACTAGGGCCCCAAGGTCATGGAGAGCTGGCCTTCCCTTTGCTTGACTTTCCACCCCACCTGGCCAGGATCTTCCTCATCTGAAGACTTTAGTCGCCTCCCTGCCAGTCTCTGGCTTCCACTCTTGTCCCCCAAGCCCATTCTCTACACACAGCCCCAGGGACTTTCTCGAACTGCAAAGCTGATCAAGGTAACCACCTCACTTAAGACCATGTAAGTGGCTCCCATTTCACCCAGGATAAATCTAAACTCCTTGCCATAGTCACAATGACCTGCCCAGTTGGACTCTTTTGTGTTAACTGCACACACCGCTGGGCCTTTGTTCATGTTATTCCCCCTGTCTAGAGCCCTCTTTGCTCCTACTCCTCATGTTCCCTGGGCTACCTTAATAGGGCACCTTCCTGTACTGTGGAGGTTGGGAAGCtcagactacatttcccagactcccctGCAGCTAGAGTGTTGAATGTACATTAAGTTCTCtatgtgagtgtgagattggaaGGCTTCTTTGACTATTCCCGCTGGAAATCAAGACTGTACTAAGGTGTGGTATTTCTGTGACAGCATTCCGGGGTCCAAAGGCCAGCTTTGGAAGTATCTTGAGTCAGCTTTCAGGCAGCTTCATACCACAGGagtaagttttttcttttctttttaaacaactttattaaGGGTGTATTTTACATATCATGAAATTGACCCATTGAAggtatacaattcaatgatttttagcaaATTTACCTACTGATACAACCATCACCAGAAATgggttttagaacattttcagaCCCTCAGTAAGGGTCCAGTTAATGTCTTTCTCCATCCTCAGCCTCAGGCAATCTACTGCCTATCAGTTTGCCTTTTCTAGacattttatacaaataaaatcatacacTGTGGGGTTTCTTGTGCCTGGCTTCCGCCAGTTAGCCTAATGTTTTTGAAGTCCACGAGGATCATGTTTCAACAGTTTGCTCCTTTTcactgctgaatagtattccaagCAGTGAGTTCTTGAACCCCACAACTCCAGTGGTGGCCTCCCTTTCCCACCAGCCTGACTGGAAACAGAGGAAACAGATTCCCTGGCAGGTTGCTTCCAGGCAGGTCACTTTCATGGCATCACTCTGCAAGTCTGCTCCTCAAGCCCTTCGACAATATCATAAATTTCTGCTTCTGAAAGCAGCATTCAAAATATCCAACAACAGGTACAAGACGGTGTCAGCCAATCAGGACACACATCCAATCAGGATGGACTGATTCTGACACACCTATGATGCCACAGCTGTGCAAGGAGCTGATTGCCAGCCCTGCTATGTTAACCCTTTCTGCTTAACTTTTCCAAAATGGTTTCTGTTTGCTTTGCTGAGTCCTGATGGTTCACATGAGGtaactcttcctcctcctttgctGTCACTTCAGACAACTTTGTCAGGATGTGGCACTGCATCCTTCCACCCCCTTCCTTGCGGCTAGCACAGTTTGTAATTCTACCTCCCTCAGGCTGGGTTCCCCCTGCCCAGATCCTTAGACTTGGGTTTAAGTCCCAGTGTTTGAGTTGGAGGGTGATCCCAGGAAGTGGTCTGGGAGCAGGGGAGTCAtttggggaaaggaaggaaatgaacacAGGATGTATTAATAGGCAGGTTTTTCTTGGGATACTGCAGAACAGGCCTCAGGGTTGTCCCACTCAACAGGGTGAGGAAGCTGGAGATTTTCTTTGATTCCCATCAATCAGGGGCTGAAGGCCGCTCCTGGTGCTGTCAACTCCCTGGCACTCCCAGCTTGCCCTGTGTGCTCCACAAGGAGGCCTTTAAGGTGAAAAATCTCAGAATATAACTGTGTACCACAAAGGCGTGAGCTAAGGGGATGGAGCAAGGTGCCAGTGGCATCTGCCATAGTCTCTTAGGTGACTTTTTCATAAATGGCTCCTCACTCACTAATCTCTGTGTTCCCTGAAGTGGGGACCATGCCTGCATCCTCAGAGCCTAGGACAGGCCTGGGGAAAGGGCAGAGAAAgggctcagtaaacatttgctgaCGGTATGAATGAAGGTCCTGTGAGTGAAAATGGAGCTGGAATTTGAGACCAGGTCCCCCTGATGTCCTGGCCTTAAGAGAGGTAGAAGGGCAAACCCACATATTTGAGGGCACTATGCAAACCTGAGAGGCTGGCCCTAAGAACGGCCAGAGCTGAGAGCTTCTGTTACAACCCAGTGTAACATCTACCCAATTACTCtaccttttaaaaaacactttgcaGTTCACCAAACAGCTCTCTGAAGGTGCCAGTTTTCACCTCTGCACTGTGCCTGTGCAAGGCCCTTCCCACGCCCACTTTATGAGTGAGACATGc
The DNA window shown above is from Manis javanica isolate MJ-LG chromosome 3, MJ_LKY, whole genome shotgun sequence and carries:
- the TRH gene encoding thyrotropin releasing hormone isoform X3, with the translated sequence MPGPWLLLAMALTLTLTGVPGGHAQPEVAQQEAAMAAEPPGLDDLLSQAERLLLLREDLQRLRGDQGNRPSESQSFQLDWLSKRQHPGKREEAEERVLEEEEEGGAVGPYKRQHPGRREDVAGWSADDAQQKWQHPGRQASLLGYAVTKRQHPGRRLVDPKFQRSWKEEEEEEEEGELMPEKRQHPGKRALGGPCGFRGACGQAGLLLGLLDDLRRGQEAEEKRQHPGRRAALAREPLEE
- the TRH gene encoding thyrotropin releasing hormone isoform X1; the encoded protein is MLRGEPRGASPPAARQSASGPSGRRCSLGGCAPGDQPQRWLPPPRVTLASGGGDGVAPSAGTPRISMGEDAEPEAGLPAPRDAAMPGPWLLLAMALTLTLTGVPGGHAQPEVAQQEAAMAAEPPGLDDLLSQAERLLLLREDLQRLRGDQGNRPSESQSFQLDWLSKRQHPGKREEAEERVLEEEEEGGAVGPYKRQHPGRREDVAGWSADDAQQKWQHPGRQASLLGYAVTKRQHPGRRLVDPKFQRSWKEEEEEEEEGELMPEKRQHPGKRALGGPCGFRGACGQAGLLLGLLDDLRRGQEAEEKRQHPGRRAALAREPLEE
- the TRH gene encoding thyrotropin releasing hormone isoform X2 — encoded protein: MLRGEPRGASPPAARQSASGPSGRRCSLGGCAPGDQPQRWLPPPRVTLASGGGDGVAPSAGTPRISMDAAMPGPWLLLAMALTLTLTGVPGGHAQPEVAQQEAAMAAEPPGLDDLLSQAERLLLLREDLQRLRGDQGNRPSESQSFQLDWLSKRQHPGKREEAEERVLEEEEEGGAVGPYKRQHPGRREDVAGWSADDAQQKWQHPGRQASLLGYAVTKRQHPGRRLVDPKFQRSWKEEEEEEEEGELMPEKRQHPGKRALGGPCGFRGACGQAGLLLGLLDDLRRGQEAEEKRQHPGRRAALAREPLEE